The following are encoded together in the Pseudomonas xantholysinigenes genome:
- the kdpA gene encoding potassium-transporting ATPase subunit KdpA codes for MHSYDYLLLLAFFAIVLLPAPWLGRFYFKVMEGQRTWLSPVLGPLERGCYRLAGVDADQEHNWKQYTLALLAFNLAGFLLLFGVLQLQGSLPLNPQHLPGQEWSLAFNTAVSFMTNTNWQSYSGEASVSYLSQMLGLTVQNFVSAATGLAVLVALCRGIARRSTHVLGNFWVDLTRATLYGLLPLCLLLALLLVWQGVPQTFADYAHAITLQGAEQTIPLGPAASQIAIKQLGTNGGGFFGVNSAHPFENPSAWSNLFEVASIILIPVALVFTFGHYVKDLRQSRAIIACMLALFLIGGGTALWSEQQPNPALESAQVQQAAPLEGKESRFGTTGSVLWTVTTTAASNGSVNAMHDSLNPLTGMVAMVNMMVGEVIFGGVGAGLYGMLLFVLIAVFLAGLMIGRTPEYLGKKLQAREVQLLVATLLVMPVGVLVLGAIAASLPGPAGAVSNPGAHGFSQLLYAYTSGTANNGSAFAGFGANTPYHNVMIALAMLIGRFGYILPVLALAGSLAAKKSAPQGLNSFPTHGPLFTTLLLVTILLVGGLTFLPTLALGPIAEHLSLGF; via the coding sequence ATGCACAGTTACGACTACCTGTTGCTGTTGGCGTTCTTCGCCATCGTGCTGTTGCCGGCGCCTTGGCTTGGGCGCTTCTACTTCAAGGTCATGGAGGGCCAGCGTACCTGGCTGTCGCCAGTCCTCGGCCCGCTGGAGCGAGGTTGCTATCGCCTGGCCGGGGTGGACGCTGACCAGGAACACAACTGGAAGCAGTACACCCTGGCCTTGCTGGCCTTCAACCTCGCTGGCTTCCTGCTGCTGTTCGGCGTGCTGCAGTTGCAAGGCAGCCTGCCGCTGAACCCGCAGCACCTGCCGGGCCAGGAATGGTCGCTGGCCTTCAATACCGCGGTCAGTTTCATGACCAATACCAACTGGCAGTCCTATAGCGGCGAAGCGTCGGTCAGCTACCTGAGCCAGATGCTTGGCCTGACCGTGCAGAACTTCGTCAGCGCCGCCACCGGCCTGGCGGTGCTGGTGGCGCTTTGCCGTGGCATCGCCCGGCGTTCGACCCACGTGCTCGGCAACTTCTGGGTCGACCTGACCCGCGCCACCCTCTATGGCCTGCTGCCGCTGTGCCTGCTGCTGGCGTTGTTGCTGGTGTGGCAGGGCGTGCCACAGACCTTCGCCGACTATGCCCACGCCATCACCCTGCAAGGCGCCGAGCAGACCATTCCGCTGGGCCCGGCCGCGAGCCAGATCGCCATCAAGCAATTGGGCACCAACGGTGGTGGTTTCTTCGGCGTCAACTCGGCGCACCCGTTCGAGAACCCCAGCGCCTGGAGCAACCTGTTCGAGGTGGCCTCGATCATCCTGATCCCGGTGGCGCTGGTGTTCACCTTTGGCCACTACGTCAAGGACCTGCGCCAGAGCCGCGCGATCATCGCCTGCATGCTGGCACTGTTCCTGATCGGCGGCGGCACCGCACTGTGGTCGGAGCAGCAGCCCAACCCGGCGCTGGAAAGCGCCCAGGTGCAGCAGGCCGCGCCACTGGAAGGCAAGGAGAGCCGCTTCGGCACCACGGGTTCGGTGCTGTGGACGGTGACCACCACCGCCGCCTCCAACGGTTCGGTCAACGCGATGCACGACAGCCTCAATCCGCTCACGGGCATGGTGGCGATGGTCAACATGATGGTCGGCGAGGTGATCTTCGGCGGCGTCGGCGCTGGCCTCTACGGCATGTTGCTGTTCGTGCTGATCGCGGTGTTCCTCGCCGGGCTGATGATTGGCCGCACGCCAGAGTATCTGGGCAAGAAGCTGCAGGCCCGTGAGGTGCAACTGCTGGTGGCGACCCTGCTGGTGATGCCGGTCGGCGTGCTGGTGCTCGGTGCCATCGCCGCCAGCCTGCCGGGGCCTGCCGGCGCCGTGAGCAACCCTGGCGCCCATGGTTTCAGCCAACTGCTGTACGCCTACACCTCCGGCACCGCCAACAACGGCTCGGCCTTCGCCGGCTTCGGCGCCAACACCCCTTACCACAACGTGATGATCGCCCTGGCCATGCTCATCGGCCGCTTCGGCTACATCCTGCCGGTGCTGGCCCTGGCCGGCAGCCTGGCGGCGAAGAAAAGCGCGCCGCAGGGCCTGAACAGCTTCCCCACCCATGGCCCGCTGTTCACCACGCTGTTGCTGGTGACGATTCTGTTGGTCGGTGGCCTGACTTTCCTGCCGACCCTGGCCTTGGGGCCGATTGCCGAACACCTGAGCCTGGGTTTCTGA
- the kdpF gene encoding K(+)-transporting ATPase subunit F — protein MYMLDGLSLLLAVALAVYLLVALLRADRG, from the coding sequence ATGTACATGCTCGACGGGCTGTCACTGCTCTTGGCGGTGGCGTTGGCGGTTTACCTGTTGGTGGCGCTGCTGCGCGCCGATCGCGGCTAA
- a CDS encoding AI-2E family transporter translates to MANNDRLLIQILLLTLLGAALWVMAPFISALLWGAILAFASWPLMRLLTRLLGGRETLAASLLTTVWILLVALPLVWLGFNLADHIRDATAFVRDVQVDGLPDAPAWVGSIPFVGERLVSWWQSLDQQGAALLASAKPYLGQVGNWLLARSAQIGSGVLELTLSLVFVFFFYRDGPRLAAFVHRLLHRLVGERAEYYVDLVAGTVQRVVNGVIGTAAAQALLALIGFLIAGVPGAIVLGLVTFMLSLIPMGPPLAWIPATAWLVSKGDYGMAVFLGIWGTFVISGVDNVLKPYLISRGGNLPLVIVLLGVFGGLIAFGFIGLFIGPTLLAVGYSLLLDWSRNSAQQTPQS, encoded by the coding sequence ATGGCCAACAATGACCGCCTGTTGATCCAGATCCTGCTGTTGACGCTGCTGGGCGCCGCGCTGTGGGTGATGGCACCGTTCATCTCGGCCTTGCTGTGGGGCGCCATCCTGGCGTTCGCCAGCTGGCCGCTGATGCGCCTGCTGACCCGCCTGCTCGGTGGCCGTGAGACCCTGGCGGCGAGCCTGCTGACCACGGTGTGGATTCTGCTAGTGGCCTTGCCGTTGGTGTGGCTGGGCTTCAATCTGGCCGACCATATCCGCGATGCCACCGCCTTCGTGCGTGACGTGCAGGTCGATGGCTTGCCCGATGCGCCAGCCTGGGTGGGCAGCATTCCATTCGTCGGTGAGCGCCTGGTCAGCTGGTGGCAGTCCCTCGACCAGCAAGGTGCGGCCCTGCTGGCCTCGGCCAAGCCGTATCTCGGCCAGGTGGGCAACTGGTTGCTGGCGCGCAGCGCGCAGATCGGCAGTGGCGTGCTGGAGCTCACGCTCAGCCTGGTGTTCGTGTTCTTCTTCTACCGCGATGGTCCACGCCTGGCGGCATTCGTGCACCGGCTGCTGCACCGGCTGGTGGGTGAGCGCGCCGAGTACTACGTCGATCTGGTCGCCGGTACTGTGCAGCGGGTGGTCAACGGCGTGATCGGTACCGCCGCCGCGCAAGCGCTACTGGCGCTGATCGGTTTCCTCATCGCAGGGGTGCCGGGGGCCATTGTGCTCGGCCTGGTGACCTTCATGCTCAGCCTGATCCCCATGGGGCCGCCGCTGGCCTGGATACCGGCCACGGCCTGGTTGGTGTCGAAGGGCGACTATGGCATGGCGGTGTTCCTGGGGATCTGGGGCACTTTCGTCATCAGTGGCGTGGACAACGTGCTCAAGCCGTACCTGATCAGCCGGGGTGGCAACCTGCCGCTGGTGATCGTGCTGCTGGGGGTGTTCGGCGGCCTGATCGCGTTCGGCTTCATCGGGCTGTTCATCGGGCCGACCCTGTTGGCGGTGGGATACAGCCTGCTGCTGGACTGGAGCCGCAATTCGGCGCAGCAAACGCCGCAATCTTGA
- a CDS encoding DUF4892 domain-containing protein — MSAPVFVRGAIAACLAIASPLLWAGSLPVPLDAKVVDQRPAVEQERVYPMGPLRKISGRLRVEDKVESRGQVSSVTYELPVERSAREAFTSAREALQEEGGYPLFWCQGRDCGEASLWANDVFANARLNGGDEQQAFILLRRSAEEADTLVALYSVTRGNRRAYLHVEEFVAASPLGELLPTAATVLRELRDTGKLDYPDLAEPQATWATLLARSLNLDSTLRASLSGKGAEAWREQLVKAGVRNNRLEVGSAPTDGLHLELIR; from the coding sequence ATGAGCGCACCTGTGTTCGTTCGCGGCGCCATCGCCGCCTGCCTCGCCATCGCCAGCCCCTTGCTCTGGGCCGGCAGCCTGCCGGTACCGCTCGACGCCAAGGTGGTCGACCAGCGTCCTGCCGTGGAGCAGGAGCGGGTCTACCCCATGGGCCCGCTGCGCAAGATCAGCGGCCGCCTGCGGGTCGAGGACAAGGTCGAGAGCCGCGGCCAGGTCAGCTCGGTTACCTATGAACTGCCGGTCGAGCGCAGCGCTCGCGAAGCCTTCACCAGCGCCCGCGAGGCACTGCAAGAAGAAGGCGGCTATCCACTGTTCTGGTGCCAGGGCCGCGATTGCGGCGAAGCCAGCCTGTGGGCCAACGATGTGTTCGCTAATGCCCGGCTCAATGGCGGTGACGAGCAGCAGGCGTTCATCCTGCTGCGCCGCTCGGCCGAAGAGGCCGACACCTTGGTGGCACTGTACAGCGTGACCCGCGGCAACCGCCGCGCTTACCTGCATGTCGAGGAGTTCGTCGCCGCCAGCCCATTGGGGGAATTGCTGCCGACCGCCGCCACGGTACTGCGCGAACTGCGCGACACCGGCAAGCTCGACTACCCTGACCTGGCCGAACCCCAGGCCACCTGGGCAACCTTGCTGGCGCGCAGCCTCAACCTCGACAGCACCCTGCGCGCGAGCCTCAGCGGCAAGGGCGCCGAGGCCTGGCGCGAGCAGTTGGTCAAGGCCGGCGTGCGCAACAACCGGCTTGAAGTGGGCAGCGCCCCGACCGATGGCCTGCACCTGGAACTGATCCGTTGA
- a CDS encoding alpha/beta hydrolase codes for MSAQVEEVRLALGHIELAAHLFGPADGLPVIALHGWLDNANSFARLAPRLKGLRIVALDLAGHGYSAHRPVGAGYALADYAHDVLRVAEQLGWQRFGLLGHSLGAIISVQLAGALPDRISHLALIDGVVPPTLSEQDAAERLGLALQAQLRLDGKRKSVYATLEAGVEARMKGMVAVSREAAELLAQRGLMPVPGGYSWRSDSRLTLPSPSRLHPDQAMAFVKRIACPTCLVVAADGMLARHTALLEQLPFEQVTLPGGHHLHLNDAEGAALVADCFNRFFGIP; via the coding sequence ATGAGCGCGCAGGTCGAGGAAGTCCGCCTGGCGCTTGGCCATATCGAGCTGGCCGCGCACCTGTTCGGGCCGGCCGACGGCCTGCCGGTGATCGCCCTGCATGGCTGGCTGGACAACGCCAACAGCTTCGCTCGCCTGGCGCCGCGCCTAAAAGGCTTGCGCATCGTCGCCCTGGACCTGGCAGGGCACGGTTATTCCGCGCATCGCCCGGTGGGGGCCGGCTACGCCCTGGCCGACTATGCCCACGACGTGCTGCGGGTGGCCGAGCAACTGGGCTGGCAGCGTTTCGGCCTGCTCGGCCATTCGCTGGGGGCGATCATCTCGGTGCAACTGGCCGGTGCCTTGCCCGATCGGATCAGCCACCTCGCGCTGATCGACGGAGTGGTACCGCCCACGCTCAGCGAGCAGGACGCCGCCGAGCGCCTGGGCCTGGCGCTGCAGGCGCAGCTGCGCCTGGACGGCAAGCGCAAGTCGGTGTACGCGACCCTGGAAGCGGGCGTCGAGGCGCGCATGAAAGGCATGGTCGCGGTCAGCCGCGAAGCCGCCGAATTGCTGGCCCAGCGTGGCCTGATGCCGGTGCCCGGCGGCTACAGCTGGCGCAGCGACAGCCGCCTGACCTTGCCCTCGCCAAGCCGCCTGCACCCGGACCAGGCCATGGCCTTCGTCAAGCGCATCGCCTGCCCGACTTGCCTGGTGGTGGCCGCCGACGGCATGCTCGCGCGCCACACGGCGCTGCTGGAGCAGCTACCCTTCGAGCAGGTGACCCTGCCGGGGGGGCATCACCTGCACCTGAACGACGCCGAGGGCGCGGCCCTTGTCGCAGACTGTTTCAATCGCTTCTTTGGCATTCCTTGA
- a CDS encoding alpha/beta fold hydrolase, whose amino-acid sequence MSQPIFFAHANGFPSGTYGKLFSALAPDYQVQHLAQHAHDPRFPVNENWQSLVDELLHHLEQQDEPVWGVGHSLGGVLHLHAALRRPEFYRGVVMLDSPVLTRADEWLIQAAKRLGFIDRITPAGRTLGRREAFPDRDSARSYFAGKTLFRHFDPDCLEAYLEHGLESGEDGLRLRFDPATEISIFRSIPHVSPARPSQLQVPLAMVRGAQSRVIRKHHALAVRGMPKGEYHSLPGGHMFPLERPGETASLIRELFTRWSQA is encoded by the coding sequence ATGTCGCAGCCGATCTTCTTCGCCCATGCCAACGGCTTCCCGTCGGGTACCTATGGCAAGCTGTTCTCTGCCCTGGCGCCGGACTATCAGGTACAGCATCTGGCCCAGCACGCCCATGACCCGCGCTTTCCGGTCAACGAGAACTGGCAGAGCCTGGTGGACGAGCTGTTGCATCACCTCGAACAGCAGGACGAGCCAGTGTGGGGTGTCGGCCATTCCCTGGGCGGGGTGCTGCACCTGCACGCGGCATTGCGCCGCCCGGAGTTCTACCGGGGCGTGGTGATGCTCGACTCACCGGTACTGACCCGCGCCGACGAATGGCTGATCCAGGCCGCCAAGCGCCTGGGGTTCATCGACCGCATCACCCCGGCCGGGCGCACCCTGGGTCGACGCGAGGCGTTTCCCGATCGCGACAGCGCACGCAGTTACTTCGCTGGCAAGACCTTGTTCCGCCACTTCGACCCGGACTGCCTGGAGGCCTACCTCGAGCATGGCCTTGAGTCGGGTGAGGACGGCTTGCGCCTGCGCTTCGATCCGGCCACCGAGATCAGCATCTTCCGCAGCATCCCCCATGTCAGCCCGGCACGGCCAAGCCAGTTGCAGGTGCCGCTGGCCATGGTTCGCGGCGCCCAGAGCCGGGTGATTCGCAAGCACCATGCCCTGGCCGTGCGCGGCATGCCCAAGGGTGAATACCACAGCCTGCCGGGCGGGCACATGTTCCCGCTGGAGCGGCCAGGCGAGACTGCCAGCCTGATCCGTGAGCTGTTTACACGCTGGAGCCAGGCATGA